One window of Fusobacterium polymorphum genomic DNA carries:
- a CDS encoding ABC transporter substrate-binding protein has translation MKKILKIGISVVAVTLMFSFLGCEKNSSEIKEASKIERLENKEEVIVGVGQSMLQKGFDPCKGWGNYGVTLIQSKLLDFDFENNIIKDLAENYEVSEDGKTWIFKIREDVKFSDGQKLTAKDVAFTFNKTKEIGTTFDFKLLEKAEALDDKTVKFTFSAPSSTFIYNAANLGIVAEHAYKDSNTYSLNPIGSGPYKVVSYTQGQQLILDRNEEYYGTKPKFKRLTLVTMTPDTALASIKAGDIDIVNVSEAMAQEKVENYSILATKTMDFRAISMPTIKKSEKLTEKGNPMGNDVTSDIAIRKAINYGVDRQEIIENVLYGYGEVIFDFFDSLPWGIKDEIRKEFKNGDIAKANEILDKAGWKMKDDGIREKDGVKAEFRLLYPASDDTRQSCAEAFAVQCKKIGINVIPEGSDWTEMEKRQSSDACVIGGGQYTPEVVARFYFSERIGGPWSNIVRENNPIVDEHIRAAYLATDEKVAIKNWQKALWDGKEGGSVLGDAPYCTICYLEHLYFVRDGLDLGRQKLHTHARDLSLMANIEEWDFKK, from the coding sequence ATGAAAAAGATTCTAAAAATTGGTATTTCTGTGGTAGCTGTAACTCTGATGTTTAGTTTTTTAGGTTGTGAGAAAAATTCATCTGAAATTAAAGAAGCAAGTAAAATTGAAAGATTAGAAAATAAAGAAGAGGTTATAGTAGGAGTAGGTCAGTCTATGTTACAAAAGGGATTTGATCCTTGTAAAGGCTGGGGAAATTATGGTGTAACCTTAATACAATCTAAATTACTAGATTTTGATTTTGAAAACAATATTATTAAGGATCTTGCTGAAAATTATGAAGTAAGTGAAGATGGTAAAACTTGGATTTTTAAAATAAGAGAAGATGTAAAATTTAGTGATGGACAAAAATTAACAGCAAAAGACGTAGCTTTCACATTTAATAAGACTAAAGAAATAGGAACTACTTTTGATTTTAAATTGTTAGAAAAAGCTGAAGCATTAGATGATAAAACTGTTAAATTTACTTTCTCTGCTCCATCTTCAACTTTTATTTATAATGCAGCTAATTTAGGTATTGTTGCAGAACATGCATATAAAGATAGTAATACATATAGCTTAAATCCTATAGGTTCAGGACCATATAAAGTTGTGAGTTATACACAAGGTCAACAACTTATTTTAGATAGAAATGAAGAATATTATGGGACAAAACCTAAATTTAAAAGATTAACCTTAGTAACAATGACTCCGGATACAGCCTTAGCATCAATAAAAGCAGGAGACATAGATATTGTAAATGTAAGTGAAGCTATGGCTCAAGAAAAAGTTGAAAATTATAGTATTTTAGCCACTAAAACAATGGATTTTAGGGCTATTTCTATGCCTACAATTAAAAAATCAGAAAAACTTACTGAAAAAGGTAATCCTATGGGAAATGATGTGACATCAGATATAGCAATTCGTAAAGCCATAAATTATGGAGTAGATAGGCAAGAAATTATTGAAAATGTTCTTTATGGATATGGAGAAGTTATTTTTGATTTCTTTGATTCATTACCTTGGGGAATTAAAGATGAAATAAGAAAAGAATTTAAAAATGGTGATATAGCAAAAGCTAATGAAATATTAGATAAGGCAGGTTGGAAAATGAAAGATGATGGTATTCGTGAAAAAGATGGAGTTAAAGCAGAATTTAGATTACTTTATCCAGCTTCAGATGATACTAGACAATCTTGTGCAGAAGCTTTTGCAGTTCAATGTAAAAAAATTGGTATTAATGTTATTCCTGAAGGTTCAGATTGGACAGAAATGGAAAAAAGGCAATCTTCAGATGCCTGTGTAATTGGTGGAGGACAATATACACCAGAAGTTGTTGCAAGATTTTATTTTAGTGAAAGAATAGGTGGACCTTGGTCTAATATTGTAAGAGAAAATAACCCTATTGTTGATGAACATATTAGAGCTGCCTATTTAGCAACAGATGAAAAAGTTGCTATAAAAAATTGGCAAAAGGCTCTATGGGATGGAAAAGAAGGAGGAAGTGTATTAGGAGATGCTCCATACTGTACAATTTGTTATTTGGAACATTTATATTTTGTAAGAGATGGTTTAGATTTAGGAAGACAAAAATTGCACACTCATGCTAGAGATTTATCACTTATGGCAAATATAGAAGAATGGGATTTTAAAAAATAA
- a CDS encoding ABC transporter permease: MKKIIWQIAKLFFLLFAISIITFLLMKLTPIDPVSSYLGADSNVTQEQYDYLVKVWGLDQPSIVQYFNWVKGALTGNMGDSFIYNKPVSELISKAASNTFMLMLTSWLLSGIIGFILGIVAAAYHGRVIDQIIQKISYLFASMPTFWFAILMLMFFAVKLGWFPVGMSAPIGVIDKDISLWDRIHHMILPAMTLSILGISKIALHTREKLIDVLNSEYFLYSKVNGEKLWEFIRKHGIRNILLPAVTIQFASISELFGGSVLVENVFSYAGLGNITKIAGVKGDMPLLLAITLVSAIFVFVGNLCANILYPIIDPRIREGMYNDR, encoded by the coding sequence ATGAAAAAAATTATATGGCAAATAGCTAAGCTGTTCTTTTTGTTATTTGCTATTTCTATTATAACTTTCTTGTTGATGAAGTTAACACCAATAGATCCTGTTTCTAGTTATTTAGGAGCTGATAGTAATGTTACACAAGAACAATATGACTATTTAGTTAAAGTATGGGGTTTAGATCAGCCTTCAATAGTTCAATATTTTAATTGGGTAAAAGGAGCACTAACTGGAAATATGGGAGATTCTTTTATATATAACAAACCAGTATCTGAATTGATTTCTAAAGCTGCTAGTAATACTTTTATGCTTATGTTAACTTCATGGCTTCTATCAGGGATAATAGGTTTTATCTTAGGAATAGTTGCTGCAGCCTATCATGGAAGAGTCATAGACCAAATAATACAAAAAATATCATACTTATTTGCATCAATGCCTACTTTTTGGTTTGCTATTCTTATGTTGATGTTTTTTGCAGTTAAATTAGGTTGGTTTCCTGTAGGAATGTCTGCACCTATTGGTGTTATAGACAAAGATATATCACTATGGGATAGAATTCATCATATGATTCTACCAGCTATGACATTAAGTATTTTAGGAATATCAAAAATTGCATTACATACAAGAGAAAAACTTATAGATGTTTTAAATAGTGAATATTTTTTATATTCTAAAGTAAATGGAGAAAAGTTATGGGAATTTATTAGAAAACATGGTATTAGAAATATACTTTTACCAGCAGTAACTATCCAATTTGCATCTATCAGCGAACTTTTTGGAGGTTCTGTGCTTGTTGAAAATGTATTTTCATATGCAGGTTTAGGGAATATAACTAAAATTGCTGGAGTAAAAGGAGATATGCCTTTACTCCTTGCAATAACTTTAGTATCTGCAATATTTGTATTTGTAGGAAATTTATGTGCAAACATTCTGTATCCTATTATAGATCCTAGAATAAGGGAGGGAATGTATAATGATAGATAA
- a CDS encoding ABC transporter permease produces MIDNTLLQKKSNYKKLNLRQKTLLYIVVSVVFLLIILIWGGFMDKNSYGVDFTVRNNPPSLKHIFGTDWMGRDMLTRTIKGLSTSLIIGVVASLVSCVFAVIIGSACAIFGKKIDKFFLWLIDLFQGMPHLILLVLISILTGKGTMGILVGVALTHWTTLSRIIRAEILSIKGEPYIVIAKKLGTSNVKIASKHILPHIIPQFIVGVVLLFPHAILHEAGITFLGFGLPPEEPAIGVILSESMRYITSGYWWLAFFPGLALMLMVFAFDAIGHNLEKIINPNTGQE; encoded by the coding sequence ATGATAGATAATACTTTACTCCAAAAAAAATCTAATTATAAGAAATTAAATTTAAGGCAAAAAACCTTACTATATATAGTAGTATCAGTAGTCTTTCTTTTAATTATTTTAATATGGGGAGGATTTATGGATAAAAATAGCTATGGAGTAGACTTCACTGTTCGGAATAATCCTCCTAGTTTAAAACATATATTTGGAACTGATTGGATGGGAAGAGATATGTTAACACGAACTATAAAAGGGCTTAGTACTAGCTTAATTATAGGGGTAGTTGCATCACTTGTTAGTTGTGTATTTGCAGTAATAATTGGTTCGGCATGTGCTATATTTGGAAAAAAAATTGATAAATTTTTTTTATGGCTTATTGATTTATTTCAAGGTATGCCTCATCTTATACTGTTGGTATTAATCTCTATTTTAACAGGTAAAGGAACAATGGGAATATTAGTAGGTGTAGCATTAACTCACTGGACAACCCTATCAAGAATTATAAGAGCAGAAATTTTATCTATTAAAGGAGAGCCATATATAGTAATAGCTAAGAAGTTAGGAACTAGCAATGTTAAAATAGCCTCTAAACATATTTTACCACATATTATCCCTCAATTCATTGTAGGAGTAGTACTATTATTTCCTCATGCAATACTACATGAAGCAGGGATCACATTTCTAGGATTCGGATTGCCACCAGAAGAACCAGCAATAGGAGTTATTTTGTCAGAATCAATGAGATATATTACTTCTGGATATTGGTGGTTAGCTTTTTTTCCAGGTTTGGCTCTTATGCTTATGGTATTTGCTTTTGATGCAATAGGACATAATTTAGAAAAAATTATTAATCCTAATACAGGACAGGAGTAA
- a CDS encoding ABC transporter ATP-binding protein — MNILEVKNLNIGFNMYDKLLNQKLHQMVFDLNVTIKKGEILAIAGSSGSGKSLMAHAILGILPKNAVVSAEIKFKNEIVDENRLSQLRGKEITFVPQSIAYLDPLMTIEDQLMRKDINKQDFFKVMDTLGFTKADLGKYPFQLSGGMARRVLIANTILSKADLIIADEPTPGLSLDLAIEVLNHFRNMANDGKGILLITHDIDLVCNVADKMAIFYGGHILETLNTKDFLKGEKYIRHPLTKAFWRALPQNDFEETDMEDIRLQCKKLNLELPSLE, encoded by the coding sequence ATGAATATTTTAGAAGTAAAAAATTTAAATATAGGTTTTAATATGTATGATAAATTATTAAACCAAAAGTTACATCAAATGGTATTTGATTTAAATGTGACTATAAAAAAAGGAGAAATACTAGCAATTGCAGGTTCATCTGGAAGTGGCAAAAGTCTTATGGCACATGCTATTTTAGGAATTTTACCTAAAAATGCAGTGGTGTCTGCTGAAATTAAATTTAAAAATGAAATAGTTGATGAAAATAGGTTATCTCAATTACGAGGAAAAGAAATTACTTTTGTTCCACAATCTATCGCTTATTTAGATCCTTTAATGACTATAGAAGATCAACTTATGAGAAAAGATATAAATAAGCAAGATTTTTTTAAAGTTATGGATACACTAGGCTTTACTAAGGCAGATTTAGGTAAATATCCTTTTCAATTGTCTGGTGGTATGGCGAGGCGTGTATTAATTGCAAATACAATTTTATCAAAAGCAGATTTAATAATTGCAGATGAACCAACTCCTGGGTTAAGTTTAGATTTGGCTATTGAAGTTTTAAATCATTTTAGAAATATGGCAAATGATGGAAAAGGAATTTTACTAATTACTCATGATATAGATTTAGTTTGTAATGTTGCAGATAAAATGGCAATTTTCTATGGAGGGCACATTTTAGAAACTTTAAATACAAAAGATTTTCTAAAAGGAGAAAAATATATTAGACACCCATTAACAAAAGCCTTTTGGAGAGCCTTACCTCAAAATGATTTTGAAGAAACAGATATGGAAGATATTAGACTACAATGTAAAAAGTTGAATTTAGAATTACCAAGTTTAGAATAA
- a CDS encoding ABC transporter ATP-binding protein, whose amino-acid sequence MLEIKNISFNYLKGMPILKDISLNIKAGEIVGIFGSSGCGKSTLAKIMAGILKPSKGTILVDGKELEEEGYCSVQLIYQHPEKATNPKWKMDKILNEGWIVDNETMQKMGIQSYWLTRWPQELSGGELQRFCITRALGPKTKYLIADEITTMLDALTQVKIWKNLITTAKEKNIGMIVVTHNKFLADRICDRIISLENLNSMDC is encoded by the coding sequence ATGTTAGAAATAAAAAATATTTCATTTAATTATTTAAAAGGAATGCCTATTCTTAAAGATATTAGTTTAAATATAAAAGCTGGTGAAATAGTAGGAATTTTTGGTTCTTCAGGTTGTGGAAAAAGTACACTAGCAAAAATAATGGCAGGAATACTTAAACCAAGTAAAGGAACTATACTAGTAGATGGTAAGGAATTGGAAGAAGAGGGGTATTGCTCTGTTCAGCTTATTTATCAACATCCAGAAAAAGCCACTAATCCTAAATGGAAAATGGATAAAATTTTAAATGAAGGTTGGATAGTAGATAATGAGACAATGCAAAAAATGGGAATTCAAAGTTATTGGCTGACAAGGTGGCCTCAAGAATTAAGTGGAGGAGAACTTCAAAGGTTTTGTATCACTAGAGCACTAGGGCCTAAAACTAAATATTTAATTGCGGATGAAATTACTACAATGTTAGATGCATTAACTCAAGTTAAAATATGGAAAAATCTTATCACTACAGCAAAGGAGAAAAACATAGGGATGATTGTGGTCACACATAATAAGTTTTTAGCAGATAGGATTTGTGATAGGATTATTAGTTTAGAAAATTTAAATTCAATGGATTGTTAA
- a CDS encoding extracellular solute-binding protein — MKKKFFWLVLFLMTLFLVACGGGEKKEEATDSNANTEITGKIVIYTSMYEDIIDNVSEKLKKEFPNLEVEFFQGGTGTLQSKIIAELQANKLGCDMLMVAEPSYSLELKEKGILHPYISKNAENLALDYDKEGYWYPVRLLNMVLAYNPDKYKKEDLALTFEDFAKREDLAGKISIPDPLKSGTALAAVSALSDKYGEEYFQNLAKLKVVVESGSVAVTKLETGEAAEIMILEESILKKRQEENSTLEVIYPEDGIISIPSTIMTVKEDMSANKNIKAAEALTDWFLSPAGQEAIVEGWMHSVLKNPEKAPYDAKATDEILKSSMPINWEKTYKDREELRKMFEKFITKAN, encoded by the coding sequence ATGAAAAAGAAATTTTTTTGGCTTGTATTATTTTTAATGACATTGTTTTTAGTTGCTTGTGGTGGAGGAGAAAAGAAAGAAGAAGCTACTGATTCTAATGCTAACACTGAAATAACAGGAAAAATTGTTATCTATACTTCTATGTATGAAGATATAATAGATAATGTCAGTGAAAAATTAAAAAAAGAATTTCCAAATTTGGAAGTTGAATTTTTCCAAGGTGGAACAGGAACTTTACAATCTAAAATTATAGCTGAATTACAAGCTAATAAATTAGGTTGTGATATGTTAATGGTCGCAGAACCATCTTATTCATTAGAATTGAAAGAAAAAGGAATATTACACCCATATATTTCTAAAAATGCTGAAAACCTAGCATTAGATTATGATAAAGAAGGATATTGGTATCCAGTTCGTCTATTAAATATGGTTTTAGCATATAATCCTGATAAATATAAAAAAGAAGACTTAGCTCTTACATTTGAAGATTTTGCAAAAAGAGAAGATTTAGCAGGAAAGATTTCAATTCCTGATCCATTAAAATCTGGAACTGCTTTGGCTGCTGTTTCTGCATTGAGTGATAAATATGGAGAAGAATATTTCCAAAATTTAGCTAAATTAAAAGTTGTTGTTGAATCTGGTTCAGTAGCTGTTACTAAATTAGAAACAGGAGAAGCTGCTGAAATTATGATACTTGAAGAATCTATTTTAAAGAAAAGACAAGAAGAAAATTCTACACTAGAAGTTATATATCCAGAAGATGGAATAATTTCTATACCAAGTACAATAATGACTGTTAAAGAAGATATGTCAGCAAATAAAAATATAAAAGCAGCAGAAGCTCTAACAGATTGGTTCTTATCACCAGCTGGGCAAGAAGCAATAGTTGAAGGTTGGATGCATTCTGTTTTAAAGAATCCAGAAAAAGCACCTTATGATGCAAAAGCTACTGATGAAATATTAAAATCTTCTATGCCAATAAATTGGGAAAAAACATATAAAGATAGAGAAGAATTAAGAAAAATGTTTGAAAAATTTATAACTAAGGCAAATTAA
- a CDS encoding ABC transporter permease has translation MVGQKKWRIDIKWIVILAIVAFLLIFEVFPLFYLLIKSLFSGGSFSWEAYRRVYTYDLNWIALKNTIITAGFTTILGVAIAFPLAFLVGRTDMYGKKFFRTLFVVTYMVPPYVGAMAWLRLLNPNAGVLNRFLMKIFGLGTAPFNIYTTSGIVWVLTCFFYPYAFITISRAMEKMDPSLEEASRISGASPLKTLLKVTIPMMTPSIIAAGLLVFVASASSYGIPSIIGAPGQIYTVTMRIIDFVHIGSEEGLTDAMTLAVFLMLISNIILYISTFVVGRKQYITMSGKSTRPNIVELGKWRLPITIIISIFSFFVIILPFITVAITSFTVNMGKPLTLSNLSLKAWEKVFSRASIISSTTNSFITATAAAFFGILISCVMAYLLQRTNVKGKRIPDFLITLGSGTPSVTIALALIISMSGKFGINIYNTLTIMVVAYMIKYMLMGMRTVVSAMSQVHPSLEEAAQISGANWLRMLKDVTLPLIGASIVAGIFLIFMPSFYELTMSTLLYSSNTKTIGYELYIYQTYHSQQVASALATAILLFVILVNYILNKLTKGQFSI, from the coding sequence ATGGTTGGACAAAAAAAATGGAGAATAGACATAAAATGGATAGTTATATTAGCAATAGTAGCTTTCTTACTTATATTTGAAGTTTTTCCATTATTCTACTTATTAATTAAATCCCTGTTTTCAGGAGGAAGTTTTTCTTGGGAAGCATATAGAAGGGTTTACACCTATGATTTAAACTGGATAGCTTTAAAAAATACTATAATTACAGCTGGTTTTACAACAATTCTTGGAGTTGCCATAGCATTTCCATTGGCATTTCTAGTTGGAAGAACAGATATGTATGGAAAAAAATTTTTTAGAACTTTGTTTGTTGTAACCTATATGGTTCCTCCTTATGTTGGAGCTATGGCTTGGTTAAGACTTTTAAATCCAAATGCTGGCGTTCTAAATAGATTTTTAATGAAAATTTTTGGCTTAGGAACTGCACCTTTTAATATCTATACAACCTCTGGAATTGTATGGGTATTAACCTGTTTTTTCTATCCCTATGCTTTTATAACAATATCAAGAGCTATGGAAAAAATGGATCCATCTTTGGAAGAGGCTTCAAGAATTTCAGGAGCTTCTCCTTTAAAAACTTTACTTAAAGTTACTATTCCAATGATGACTCCAAGTATAATAGCTGCTGGACTTTTAGTTTTTGTTGCATCAGCTTCATCTTATGGTATTCCATCTATTATTGGAGCACCAGGACAAATTTATACAGTAACTATGCGTATAATAGATTTTGTTCATATTGGTTCAGAAGAAGGACTTACAGATGCAATGACTCTTGCTGTATTTTTGATGTTGATATCTAATATAATTTTATATATTTCAACATTTGTTGTTGGAAGAAAACAATATATAACAATGAGTGGTAAATCTACAAGACCAAATATTGTAGAATTAGGAAAATGGAGATTACCTATAACAATAATAATTTCAATTTTCTCATTTTTTGTAATAATTTTACCATTTATAACAGTTGCTATAACATCATTTACTGTAAACATGGGAAAACCACTTACTTTATCAAATTTATCATTGAAAGCTTGGGAAAAAGTTTTTTCAAGAGCTTCTATTATAAGTTCAACAACAAACAGTTTTATAACAGCAACTGCTGCTGCATTCTTTGGAATTTTAATTTCTTGTGTAATGGCGTATCTATTACAAAGAACAAATGTAAAAGGAAAAAGAATCCCAGACTTTTTGATAACATTAGGTTCTGGAACACCAAGTGTAACGATAGCTTTGGCACTTATAATATCAATGAGTGGTAAATTTGGAATAAATATTTATAATACTTTAACGATAATGGTAGTTGCATATATGATTAAATATATGTTAATGGGAATGAGAACTGTTGTTTCAGCAATGAGTCAAGTTCACCCTTCACTTGAAGAAGCTGCTCAAATATCTGGAGCAAACTGGCTTCGTATGCTAAAAGATGTAACTTTACCATTAATTGGAGCAAGTATTGTTGCAGGAATTTTCTTAATATTTATGCCATCATTCTATGAATTGACAATGTCAACATTGCTTTATTCATCAAATACCAAGACTATTGGATATGAATTATATATTTATCAAACATATCATAGTCAACAGGTTGCAAGTGCATTGGCAACAGCTATTTTACTATTTGTTATTTTAGTTAATTATATTTTAAACAAATTGACTAAGGGACAATTTTCAATATAG
- a CDS encoding ABC transporter ATP-binding protein → MASVTITGVTKSFGNITVLQEFNQKFEDGEFITLLGPSGCGKTTMLRLIAGFEKPSSGEIYIGDKLVSSEKQFLPPEKRGIGMVFQSYAVWPHMNVFDNIAYPLKIQKINKNEIEERVNQVLKIVHLEQYKDRFPSELSGGQQQRVALGRALVAQPEILLLDEPLSNLDAKLREEMRYEIKEITKKLKITVIYVTHDQIEAMTMSDRIVLINKGEVQQVAPPQEIYSKPKNMFVANFVGKVDFIKGKVEGNKILLDNSNGQTLPNTSSFKGDVVVAIRPENAILSDDGEITGKVYSKFYLGDCNDLRVEIGNGNILRIIARASTYNTLNEGDEVKIKILDYFIFEDDGKDQIKIMT, encoded by the coding sequence ATGGCATCAGTAACAATAACAGGAGTTACAAAATCTTTTGGAAATATAACAGTCTTACAAGAATTTAATCAAAAATTTGAAGATGGGGAATTTATAACATTACTAGGTCCATCTGGTTGTGGAAAAACAACTATGCTTAGACTTATTGCAGGATTTGAAAAACCAAGTAGTGGGGAAATATATATAGGTGATAAATTAGTATCAAGTGAAAAACAATTTTTACCACCTGAAAAAAGAGGAATTGGAATGGTATTCCAATCTTATGCAGTATGGCCTCATATGAATGTATTTGATAATATTGCTTATCCATTAAAAATTCAAAAAATTAATAAGAATGAAATAGAAGAAAGGGTAAATCAAGTCTTAAAGATTGTGCACTTAGAACAATATAAAGATAGATTTCCATCTGAATTATCAGGAGGACAACAACAAAGAGTTGCATTGGGAAGAGCTTTAGTGGCTCAGCCAGAAATTTTATTATTGGATGAACCTCTTTCTAATCTTGATGCAAAGTTAAGAGAAGAAATGAGATATGAGATAAAGGAAATAACTAAAAAATTAAAAATAACAGTTATTTATGTAACTCATGACCAAATAGAAGCAATGACAATGAGTGATAGAATTGTATTGATTAATAAAGGAGAAGTACAACAAGTAGCACCTCCTCAAGAAATATATTCTAAACCTAAAAATATGTTTGTTGCAAACTTTGTTGGTAAGGTTGATTTTATTAAAGGAAAGGTTGAAGGAAATAAAATTTTACTTGATAATAGTAATGGGCAAACACTTCCTAACACAAGTTCATTTAAAGGAGATGTTGTTGTAGCAATTCGTCCAGAAAATGCTATTCTTTCTGATGATGGAGAAATTACAGGTAAAGTTTATTCTAAATTCTATTTAGGAGATTGCAATGATTTAAGAGTTGAAATTGGAAATGGAAATATTTTAAGAATAATTGCAAGAGCTTCAACTTATAACACTTTAAATGAAGGTGATGAGGTAAAAATAAAAATCCTAGATTATTTTATTTTTGAAGATGATGGAAAAGATCAAATTAAAATTATGACATAA